The following coding sequences are from one Aeromicrobium duanguangcaii window:
- a CDS encoding tyrosine-type recombinase/integrase, whose protein sequence is MSLAARSVPFAAKPMKQIRHSEIETWIKSMDAAGLAPGTIKTRYVNVRSVFRAAVKDRVIGSDPTDGVRLPRGRRADAAMSIPTPEEVGQLVAVSEQAFQPFVALCAFAGLRLGEAAGVQLGDIDFLRKTLKVTRQVQRINRGAVTIRPPKYGSERVVYLADSLIDILAEHVRTHGTTGDARWLFAGEGGDPPHQNTVGYWWRLTLRDAELTGIKLHDLRHFYASGLIASGCDVVTVQRSLGHAKATTTLNTYAHLWPTAEDRTRAAAESIMEAALGTAQVASDTLTGGSDGAV, encoded by the coding sequence ATGTCGTTGGCGGCGCGCTCAGTCCCGTTCGCCGCCAAACCGATGAAGCAGATTCGCCACTCGGAGATCGAGACCTGGATCAAGTCGATGGACGCGGCCGGGCTCGCACCCGGCACGATCAAGACCCGCTACGTCAACGTCCGCTCGGTGTTCCGCGCCGCGGTCAAGGACCGGGTCATCGGCTCAGATCCGACCGACGGTGTCCGACTCCCCCGAGGCCGACGCGCTGACGCGGCCATGTCGATCCCGACCCCGGAGGAGGTCGGTCAACTCGTCGCAGTGTCGGAACAAGCGTTCCAGCCGTTCGTCGCGCTCTGTGCCTTCGCGGGCCTCCGGCTCGGCGAGGCTGCTGGTGTCCAACTCGGCGACATCGACTTCCTCCGCAAGACCCTCAAGGTCACCCGGCAGGTCCAACGGATCAACCGAGGTGCCGTCACCATTCGGCCGCCGAAGTACGGCTCGGAGCGCGTCGTCTACCTCGCCGACAGCCTCATCGACATCCTCGCCGAGCACGTTCGCACGCACGGAACGACGGGCGACGCGCGGTGGCTTTTCGCCGGCGAGGGCGGCGACCCGCCCCACCAGAACACCGTCGGCTACTGGTGGCGCCTCACCCTCCGCGACGCCGAACTCACGGGGATCAAACTCCACGACCTGCGCCACTTCTACGCGTCAGGCCTCATCGCCTCCGGCTGCGACGTCGTGACCGTTCAGCGTTCCTTGGGCCACGCCAAAGCGACGACGACTCTGAACACCTACGCCCACCTCTGGCCAACCGCCGAGGACCGGACCAGGGCCGCTGCGGAGTCGATCATGGAAGCCGCGCTAGGCACCGCCCAAGTCGCCAGCGACACCCTGACGGGAGGAAGCGACGGTGCAGTCTGA
- a CDS encoding FitA-like ribbon-helix-helix domain-containing protein has protein sequence MASIIVRGLDDSVKQRLAAQAEEHGRSMEAEVRDILTRAASRPHVGLALLEVARAVGGVEDLAIPDRADAARGVDFG, from the coding sequence ATGGCGTCCATCATCGTCAGAGGGCTCGATGATTCGGTGAAGCAGCGGCTCGCCGCACAGGCCGAAGAGCACGGCCGGTCGATGGAGGCCGAGGTGCGGGACATCCTCACGCGTGCGGCGTCGCGTCCCCATGTCGGGCTCGCCCTCCTGGAGGTCGCTCGTGCAGTCGGGGGCGTTGAGGATCTTGCGATCCCTGACCGCGCTGATGCGGCTCGCGGGGTGGACTTCGGATGA
- a CDS encoding type II toxin-antitoxin system VapC family toxin: MIVLDTNVISEIFRPQPEPRVLAWLESLTDDVAITSITLAELLAGVHRLPEGRRTTDLAAAIHAAIQPYRDTRSLLAFDEDAAAEYAEVVVSRERAGLPISMVDAQIAAICRVNRAICATRNVKDFEATGVDVANPWRE, encoded by the coding sequence ATGATCGTGCTCGACACGAACGTCATCTCGGAGATCTTCCGTCCACAGCCTGAGCCGCGCGTGCTGGCGTGGCTCGAGTCGCTCACCGACGACGTCGCCATCACCTCGATCACGCTTGCGGAGCTACTCGCCGGAGTCCACAGGCTCCCGGAGGGTCGACGCACGACGGATCTCGCGGCAGCGATCCATGCCGCGATCCAGCCGTACCGGGACACGCGTTCACTGCTTGCCTTCGACGAGGATGCTGCCGCTGAGTACGCCGAGGTGGTCGTCTCGCGCGAGCGCGCCGGGCTGCCGATCAGCATGGTCGATGCCCAGATTGCCGCGATCTGCCGCGTGAACCGGGCGATTTGCGCCACCCGGAACGTGAAGGACTTCGAGGCCACCGGCGTTGACGTCGCCAACCCTTGGCGTGAGTGA
- a CDS encoding zinc ribbon domain-containing protein YjdM — MSDALPPCPECGEDYTYESGALLTCPMCAHEWSPIADEPRETERVFKDSVGNVLEDGDTVTIAKDLKVKGAGGGVVKVGTKVRGIRLITDGVGDHDIDAKVPGFGPMQLKSSVVKKVL, encoded by the coding sequence ATGTCTGACGCTCTGCCTCCTTGCCCCGAGTGCGGCGAGGACTACACGTATGAGTCGGGTGCTCTGCTGACGTGCCCGATGTGCGCCCATGAGTGGTCGCCGATCGCGGATGAGCCTCGGGAGACCGAGCGGGTCTTCAAGGACTCCGTCGGCAACGTCCTCGAGGACGGCGACACGGTCACCATCGCGAAGGACCTCAAGGTCAAGGGCGCCGGCGGGGGAGTCGTCAAGGTCGGCACGAAGGTGCGCGGCATCCGGCTGATCACCGACGGCGTCGGCGATCACGACATCGACGCCAAGGTTCCGGGCTTCGGACCGATGCAGCTGAAGTCGAGCGTGGTGAAGAAGGTCCTCTGA
- a CDS encoding ABC-F family ATP-binding cassette domain-containing protein, whose translation MGHVDVAHLEYVLPDGRLLLGDVSFRVGEGSVVALVGPNGAGKSTLLRLIDGSLPPDAGTVNVSGGLAVMPQFVGTVRDGSSVRDLLVSVAPDRIRNAARAVDAAEAALASNDDEATQMAYAQALSDWAEAEGYDYENTWDMCTIAALGASYYSVMDREAVTLSGGEQKRVVLEALLRGPAEVLLLDEPDNYLDVPSKRWLEQQLRETRKTVLLVSHDRELLSEAADKILSVEPSPAGADVWVHGGGFASFHEARTQRFARFEELRKRWDEQHARLKKLVVTLQQAAAVSHAMASRYSAAQTRLRKFEEIGPPPEPPREQDITMRLKGGRTGVRAITIEQLELTGLMAPFDLEVFQGERVAVLGSNGSGKSHFLRLLAGQPVDHSGAWKLGARVVPGHFAQTHAYPELDGRTLLDILWAEHALQRGPAMSSLRRYELEQQAETTYERLSGGQKARVQILRLELGGATSLLLDEPTDNLDLESAEALQAALESYEGTVLAVTHDRWFAKTFDRFLIFGADGVVRESSEPVWDEGRVQRDR comes from the coding sequence ATGGGTCACGTCGACGTCGCACACCTGGAATACGTCCTGCCGGACGGGCGGTTGCTGCTCGGTGACGTGTCGTTCCGGGTGGGGGAGGGGTCCGTCGTGGCGCTGGTCGGCCCGAACGGCGCCGGCAAGTCGACGCTGCTCAGGCTGATCGACGGCTCCTTGCCGCCCGACGCGGGCACCGTGAACGTCTCCGGTGGTCTGGCCGTGATGCCGCAGTTCGTCGGAACGGTTCGCGACGGGTCGTCGGTGCGTGACCTGCTCGTGAGTGTGGCGCCCGACCGGATCCGCAACGCAGCGCGAGCGGTCGACGCCGCCGAGGCCGCGCTGGCCTCGAACGATGACGAGGCGACTCAGATGGCTTACGCCCAAGCACTCTCGGACTGGGCCGAGGCCGAGGGTTACGACTACGAGAACACCTGGGACATGTGCACGATCGCTGCGCTGGGTGCCTCGTACTACTCCGTCATGGACCGTGAGGCCGTGACGCTGTCGGGCGGTGAGCAGAAGCGGGTCGTGCTGGAGGCGTTGCTGCGCGGACCGGCCGAGGTGCTGCTGCTCGACGAGCCCGACAACTACCTCGACGTCCCCTCCAAGCGCTGGCTGGAGCAGCAGTTGCGCGAGACCCGCAAGACCGTGCTTCTGGTCTCGCACGATCGCGAGTTGCTGTCGGAGGCCGCTGACAAGATCCTCTCGGTCGAGCCGTCGCCGGCCGGAGCGGACGTGTGGGTGCACGGAGGCGGGTTCGCGTCCTTCCACGAGGCCCGCACACAGCGATTCGCGCGGTTCGAGGAGCTGCGCAAGCGCTGGGACGAGCAGCACGCGCGGTTGAAGAAGTTGGTGGTGACCCTGCAGCAGGCTGCCGCCGTCAGCCATGCGATGGCGTCGCGGTACTCCGCGGCGCAGACCCGGCTGAGGAAGTTCGAGGAGATCGGGCCGCCCCCTGAGCCACCGCGCGAGCAGGACATCACGATGCGCCTGAAGGGCGGTCGCACCGGCGTGCGGGCGATCACCATCGAACAGCTGGAGTTGACGGGCCTGATGGCGCCGTTCGACCTCGAGGTGTTCCAGGGCGAGCGGGTGGCCGTGCTCGGCTCGAACGGCTCCGGGAAGTCACACTTCCTGCGCCTGCTGGCGGGTCAGCCGGTCGACCACTCGGGCGCTTGGAAGCTCGGCGCGCGGGTCGTGCCGGGTCACTTCGCGCAGACTCACGCCTACCCCGAGCTCGACGGCCGCACGCTGCTGGACATCCTGTGGGCCGAACATGCACTGCAGCGCGGGCCGGCGATGTCGTCACTGCGACGCTACGAGCTCGAGCAGCAGGCCGAGACCACGTACGAACGGCTCTCGGGCGGGCAGAAGGCGCGGGTGCAGATCCTGCGCCTCGAGCTCGGCGGAGCGACGTCGCTGCTGCTCGACGAGCCCACCGACAACCTCGACCTGGAGTCGGCCGAGGCGCTGCAGGCCGCGCTCGAGTCGTACGAGGGCACCGTCCTGGCCGTGACCCACGACCGTTGGTTCGCCAAGACCTTCGACCGATTCCTGATCTTCGGGGCCGATGGAGTGGTGCGCGAGAGCTCGGAGCCCGTGTGGGACGAGGGACGCGTGCAGCGCGACCGCTGA
- a CDS encoding DinB family protein — translation MTRFVDTDEFEGATFVAASFKGATLRFCDVSEVTIRGAQLDGLDIDGHDLAFGRLIVNGVDVVPLVEAELNRRFPGRELQNARTPEGLRDGWVAVQAAWQQTLDDTPPELIEAHVEDEWSLAQTLRHLVLATDAWLRGAILGISEPFHENGLAFTGAEQMGFDVSIFRADVPFDEVLAVRAERQQMVTDFLATVTQEQLDEERNDPWGSDWRPTVGDCIRVILEEEWAHLRYVRRDLAALT, via the coding sequence ATGACGCGATTCGTCGACACGGATGAGTTCGAGGGCGCCACGTTCGTCGCGGCGAGCTTCAAGGGTGCCACTCTGCGCTTCTGCGACGTCAGCGAGGTGACGATCCGCGGGGCCCAGCTCGACGGGCTCGACATCGACGGTCACGACCTGGCCTTCGGTCGGCTCATCGTCAACGGCGTCGACGTCGTGCCGCTGGTGGAGGCCGAGCTCAACCGCAGGTTCCCCGGGCGTGAGCTTCAGAACGCTCGAACACCCGAAGGCTTGCGCGACGGGTGGGTCGCGGTGCAGGCGGCCTGGCAGCAGACGCTCGATGACACGCCCCCCGAGCTCATCGAGGCCCACGTCGAGGACGAGTGGTCGCTGGCTCAGACGTTGCGCCACCTGGTCCTGGCGACCGATGCGTGGCTGCGCGGCGCGATCCTGGGGATCTCCGAGCCGTTCCACGAGAACGGCCTGGCCTTCACCGGCGCCGAGCAGATGGGATTCGACGTCTCGATCTTCCGTGCCGACGTGCCGTTCGACGAGGTCCTCGCCGTGCGCGCGGAGCGTCAGCAGATGGTCACCGACTTCCTCGCCACGGTGACGCAGGAGCAGCTCGACGAGGAGCGGAACGACCCGTGGGGGAGCGACTGGCGTCCCACTGTGGGGGACTGCATCCGCGTGATCCTCGAAGAGGAGTGGGCGCACCTGCGGTACGTCCGGCGCGACCTGGCTGCGCTGACCTGA